A stretch of DNA from Candidatus Caldatribacterium sp.:
CTTCACGGAAGGAACATACCCGTAGCCTTTGCGATAAAAGCAGTGCGACCAGAACTCATCGTCATCGCCGAATCGGGAGACGGATGCATGTACGGGGAGGGAGGCAACCACCTCCTCCATGCTATTCGAAGAAATCCCGATATTACCGTTCTCGTCCACAACAACCAAGTGTACGGTCTCACCAAGGGTCAAGCTTCTCCAACCTCAGAGGAAGGTTTTCCCACCAAAGCCCAACCCTGGGGGGAATCTCTCACGCCCCTTGAATCCCCTGAGCTTAGCCATATCCCAGGGGGCAGGCTTTGTTGCCCGTGCCTTTGCCGGAGATATTGAAGGCCTCAAGGGCATTCTCAAAAAAGCCATCACCTTTCGCGGTTTCGCCCTTGTTGACATCCTTCAACCGTGCGTTACTTTCAACCGCGTGAACACCTACAGCTGGTACAGAGAAAGAATCTATTACCTCGGTGAGGATTACAACCCTTCCGACCAGCTTGCCGCTTTCCAGAAAAGCCTCGAGTGGGGAGAGCGGATTCCTCTCGGCGTCCTCTACGTGAACCCTCGACCAACTTACGGAGATAAAATTGAGCAACGAGCCTCAAAACGCCGAGACCTCTTCGAAAGGAGGGTTTTTGAGGAAGTCCTCCAGAAGGAACTCGCCAAATTCCTATAGGTCCTAACCCAAGACCCGGATTTATCCGGGTCTTGGAATTATCCTCTGAGTCCTTCAGGACACTTAACGACCATTACAGGAATGCAGGTTCGCTTTATGACCCCAACGGTTACGCTCCCCAAGAGAATACTTGCAAGGCCTGTCCGCCCATGGGTTCCCATGACAATGAGATCGACTCTGTTCTCCTCGGCAAAACGAGCGATTTCTTCCGCCGGCTCTCCAACCACAACTGAAAGTTGCAGCACGCCTTCGGGTAAGGGAGAAGGGACGTTCTTTTCTACCTCTTGCACCATATCGTTCTGGATTTTCAGAACGACGTTCTCCCAAGGATTGCCAGGCTGCGACGTCAAGGCATCGGCTTCAAGAGGCGTGAGCACATGAAGGAGCGTAATCCGGGACTGGAAACGCTCCCGAAAAGATGCAGCAACCCGAATGGCAAGGTCCGAAAAGGGAGAAAAATCGGTGGGCACAAGAATGTGTTGTACCTGCATGCCTTCACCTCCCGTGATTTTCGCCACTGCATTCTCACTCCTTAATGGCGCCAAGAGTTAAGCCACGAATGAGGAAACGTGAAGTAAGAGCCGCAAGAATCACCGGTGGAGCGATGGCAAGGAGTGACAGCGCAGAAACCTTCCAGAAGTCAAGACCCCGCACCGTTAGAGTTCCTGCAATAACGACCGGCATGGTCATGGTCTTCCGGTACGAAAGGGTCACGACAAAGAGGAACTCGTTCCAGGAGAAAATGAAGCACAAAATGTACACCGCAACAACCCCAGGTAGAGAAAGAGGGAGAGCAACACGGAAGAAGGCCTGAAAAGGAGAGCACCCATCGATGAGCGCAGCTTCCTCCACCTCTTCGGGGAGTTCTCGAAAGAAATCCATCATGAGCCAAATAGCAAGAGGCAGGTTGTAAACGGTATGCGCCATGATGATGGCCGGAAGGGTGTCAAGAAGCCTCAGGGTCCGCATGACGAGGAAAAAGGGGATAGCAACGGCAATAGGGGGGAACATTCGGTTTGAGAGTATCCAGCTGGCGATATCCCTGTTCTTCCAGCGGTGGAACCGAAAACGGGTAAGGGCATAACCTGCAAAAGACCCCAAAAAGAGGACAAGGAGAGAACTCAGAGAGGAAACGAGAACGCTGTTTCGCAACCCCTGGCGCGTTCTCTCTCCTTCTGCCTGCCCGAGGACGACCTGCCAGGCATACGTTGAAGGCCGAAACTGTGCAAAAGGCAGGAAGGCAGAGGTGTACTGCTCCCCTGGTGACTTAAAAGAGGTAATAACTCCCCAAAAGAAAGGGAAAACGGTCCACACCGAGAAGAGCAGGATAACAACCCACGCCACCACAAAGAAACCCTCAATCTTTTTCTTTCGCCTCATCTCACGTCCCCCTGCGGAGTCTCTGGAGGAGGAAATTGGCCATAACAAGAACAATGAGGAGGAAAACCCACGAAAGCGCACAGGCGTACCCCAAATCGAAGTACTGGAAACCTACGGTGTACGTGTAGTAGGAGAGGGACTCGGTGCTTGTTCCCGGACCCCCACCAGTAATGCCAAAGACAAGCTCGAAGAGCTTAAAGGCGTCTATAGCCCGCAAGAGAACAAGGGTTACCATTATAGGGAGAAGGAGAGGAAAGGTGATGAACCAAAAACTCTGGGCGCGAGAAGCGCCATCAACCTGAGCGGCGTCATAGAGCGACACAGGGAGGGACTGCATAGCAGCAAGGAGTCCAAGGAACATGAAAGGAGTCCACTCCCAGATATCCACAACCATAAGGACAAAAG
This window harbors:
- a CDS encoding universal stress protein, with the protein product MQVQHILVPTDFSPFSDLAIRVAASFRERFQSRITLLHVLTPLEADALTSQPGNPWENVVLKIQNDMVQEVEKNVPSPLPEGVLQLSVVVGEPAEEIARFAEENRVDLIVMGTHGRTGLASILLGSVTVGVIKRTCIPVMVVKCPEGLRG
- a CDS encoding carbohydrate ABC transporter permease gives rise to the protein MRRKKKIEGFFVVAWVVILLFSVWTVFPFFWGVITSFKSPGEQYTSAFLPFAQFRPSTYAWQVVLGQAEGERTRQGLRNSVLVSSLSSLLVLFLGSFAGYALTRFRFHRWKNRDIASWILSNRMFPPIAVAIPFFLVMRTLRLLDTLPAIIMAHTVYNLPLAIWLMMDFFRELPEEVEEAALIDGCSPFQAFFRVALPLSLPGVVAVYILCFIFSWNEFLFVVTLSYRKTMTMPVVIAGTLTVRGLDFWKVSALSLLAIAPPVILAALTSRFLIRGLTLGAIKE
- a CDS encoding sugar ABC transporter permease, with the translated sequence LAYILSERIRFRNFFRVLFLLPMAAPPIAVAFMWRMLLNPDAGIVVRILNALGFNMVRWLTDARLTPFVLMVVDIWEWTPFMFLGLLAAMQSLPVSLYDAAQVDGASRAQSFWFITFPLLLPIMVTLVLLRAIDAFKLFELVFGITGGGPGTSTESLSYYTYTVGFQYFDLGYACALSWVFLLIVLVMANFLLQRLRRGT